Proteins encoded by one window of Channa argus isolate prfri chromosome 13, Channa argus male v1.0, whole genome shotgun sequence:
- the dhx35 gene encoding probable ATP-dependent RNA helicase DHX35 yields MKKTCDVLAKMAAPLSTMKFWKPGSEAPGISEERELNTETTGSPIIFNPHTALSIEKQRQKLPVFKHRNNILYLVESCQTVIIVGETGCGKTTQIPQYLLEAGWAAEGKVIGVTQPRRVAAISVANRVAEERGALLGHEVGYTIRFDDCSDPHATRIKFLTDGMLVREMMADPLLKKYSVLMLDEAHERTLYTDIAIGLLKKIQKKRRDLRVVVASATLDAKKFHDFFNLNESGDPTKDTCGILTVEGRTFPVDIFYTVSPVPDYVKATVETVLKIHETEDDGDVLAFLTGQEEVEKVVSLLQDQARSLSRYGMKKHLRILPMYSGLPYAEQMKVFERVPSSVRKVVVATNIAETSITINGVVFVIDCAFVKLRAYNPRTAIESLVVTPISKASASQRAGRAGRNRPGKCFRLYTEEDFEKLPASTVPEMQRTNLAPVILQLKALGIDNVLRFSFLSPPPAQTMVQALELLYALGGLDHYGRLTDPMGVRMAEFPLSPMFAKMLLESGNFGCSKEIVTIAAMMQIQNIFVVPPNQKKAAAREHRKFAVAEGDHLTMLNVYESFIKHQKSSQWCQDHFLNYKGLLRAVTVREQLRRLMNKFKVPRTSSEGDPDVILKCIVSGFFANAARIHHSGSYRTLRDDRELYIHPNSVLFGEKPTKWVVFNEVVQTSKYYMRDVTAVESSWLVELAPHFYKQAKHGSLASKRSRVL; encoded by the exons atgaaaaaaacatgtgacGTATTAGCCAAGATGGCTGCTCCCCTCTCCACGATGAAATTTTGGAAGCCGG GGTCTGAGGCACCGGGGATCTCAGAGGAAAGGGAGCTCAACACAGAGACCACCGGCTCCCCCATCATCTTCAACCCCCACACCGCCCTCTCCATAGAGAAACAACGACAGAAACTCCCCGTTTTCAAG CACAGAAACAACATATTGTACTTAGTGGAGAGCTGTCAGACAGTCATTATAGTTGGTGAGACGGGATGTGGAAAGACAACACAGATACCTCAA TACCTGCTGGAGGCTGGCTGGGCAGCCGAGGGGAAGGTGATTGGAGTGACACAGCCTAGACGTGTGGCCGCTATCTCT GTAGCTAATCGTGTAGCAGAGGAGCGAGGGGCTCTACTGGGACATGAGGTGGGCTACACCATCCGATTTGATGACTGCTCTGATCCTCATGCCACAAGGATCAAG TTCCTTACAGATGGTATGCTGGTGCGGGAGATGATGGCTGATCCTCTTTTGAAGAAATACAG TGTGTTGATGCTAGATGAAGCCCACGAGAGAACCCTGTACACGGACATAGCCATAGGTCTACTAAAGAAG ATTCAAAAGAAGCGTCGAGACTTGAGGGTGGTTGTGGCCTCTGCCACTCTGGATGCCAAG AAATTCCATGACTTTTTCAACCTCAATGAGTCTGGAGATCCTACGAAGGACACGTGTGGTATTCTGACTGTAGAGGGACGCACCTTTCCAGTGGACATCTTCTACACTGTCAG TCCTGTCCCAGACTATGtaaaggcaacagtggagacAGTGCTGAAGATCCACGAGACAGAGGACGATGGAGATGTCCTGGCTTTTCTCACTGGGCAG GAAGAAGTGGAGAAGGTGGTGTCCCTCTTGCAGGACCAGGCCAGGTCTCTGTCACGATATGGCATGAAGAAACACCTGCGAATTTTGCCAATGTACTCTGGTCTACCATATGCTGAGCAGATGAAGGTCTTCGAGAGGGTGCCCTCTTCTGTTCGGAAG GTTGTGGTGGCCACTAACATAGCTGAGACCTCCATCACTATAAATGGAGTTGTGTTTGTCATtgactgtgcatttgtgaaGCTGCGAGCCTATAATCCTCGCACTGCCATTGAATCGCTGGTGGTCACCCCCATCTCCAAGGCTTCAGCTAGTCAGAGGGCCGGGAGAGCCGGACGAAACCGACCTGGCAAATGCTTTAGGCTGTACACAG AAGAGGACTTTGAGAAACTACCTGCCTCTACTGTGCCAGAGATGCAGCGCACAAATTTGGCCCCTGTCATCCTGCAGCTCAAAGCATTAGGCATCGACAATGTGCTGCGTTTCAGCTTCCTTTCT CCTCCTCCAGCTCAGACCATGGTTCAGGCTCTGGAACTGCTATATGCTCTAGGAG GCCTTGACCATTATGGTCGTTTGACTGATCCCATGGGTGTGCGGATGGCAGAGTTTCCTCTAAGTCCCATGTTTGCCAAGATGCTCCTAGAGTCAGGAAACTTTGGCTGTTCCAAAGAGATTGTTACCATAGCGGCAATGATGCAGATTCAGAATATATTTGTTGTGCCACCCAATCAGAAGAAAGCTGCT GCCCGTGAGCACAGGAAATTTGCAGTTGCTGAGGGAGACCATCTTACCATGCTGAATGTGTATGAATCATTCATTAAG CACCAGAAGAGCTCCCAGTGGTGCCAGGATCATTTTCTGAATTACAAAGGTCTGTTGCGGGCTGTGACTGTACGAGAGCAGCTCCGGCGTCTCATGAACAAGTTCAAGGTTCCACGGACATCCAGCgaag GTGATCCTGATGTGATCTTGAAGTGCATTGTATCTGGGTTTTTTGCAAATGCAGCCCGCATTCACCATTCTGGTTCTTACCG GACTTTACGAGATGATCGCGAGCTTTACATCCACCCTAACTCTGTGCTGTTTGGAGAGAAACCTACAAAATG GGTTGTCTTTAATGAAGTGGTGCAGACGTCAAAATACTACATGCGTGATGTGACTGCTGTGGAGTCATCCTGGTTGGTTGAGTTGGCCCCTCACTTTTACAAGCAGGCTAAG CATGGTTCACTGGCCAGCAAGAGATCCAGGGTCCTCTAA
- the rab5if gene encoding uncharacterized protein RAB5IF: MTSSLKRKEESHLLNGGVKQSTWSKAFNSTAVWEEKDEFLDVIYWLRQIIAVILGVIWGVAPLKGFLGIAIFCIINAGVLYVYFSSFQQIDEEEYGGTWELTKEGFMTSFALFLVVWIIFYTALHFD, encoded by the exons ATGACGAGCAGTTTGAAGCGGAAAGAAGAAAGTCACCTGCTGAATGGGGGTGTAAAACAGTCCACATGGAGCAAAGCCTTCAACAGTACTGCGGTTTGGGAAGAGAAG GATGAGTTTCTAGATGTAATTTACTGGCTCCGACAAATAATAGCGGTAATCCTTGGCGTGATATGGGGTGTAGCGCCTTTGAAAGGATTTCTGGGAATAGCCAT ATTCTGCATCATCAATGCTGGCGTTCTTTATGTATACTTCAGCAGCTTTCAGCAGATTGATGAGGAAGAATATGGTGGCACATGGGAACTAACCAAAGAAGGATTCATGACATCTTTTGCTCTGTTTCTG GTTGTGTGGATAATCTTTTACACAGCTCTACATTTTGACTGA